TATGTTATAATCACTTCTTGATATCCTGTATAGCTCAGATTAATTAAGTACTAGAAGACTTGTTTGATTTTAGTATCAAGATTCTGATTTAGAAAGCAATAAAGCTGACAGAGAAGGAGCCACCCACACATTTTTCTCTTAGTATTTTATTCTTTAGCTGAAAGGCTTTTAACATTGAATTCCACAGAGCTGCTCATGAGGCAGGTGCAGCTACTGCAATTGTGAACGTGGGTGTAACCCGGGCTGATGATATTGTGCCCTTGAAGATCAATGCCCGATTAGGAGAGGTATAGTTTCTTGAGATCATCTTGGCCACCAGTTCTGCACACTGTTATTGGCTTTATCAGTGCTTACTTTCCTTGTATTGTTACAGATCTTGCCAAGAGTGCTTGACATGGGATCTCTCAGTATCCCTGCTCTTCTTTGATTATACTTGGAATGACGCACCTTTGaatcataaatataattttCGTCTAATGGTGATTTCGATGGTTGTTGGGCACCACATGGACTTGGAATGGTTTCAGCAAATTACTAATATTAATTGCAATTTTTAAGTTATTCTTTTATCATTCTCAACACAGATGACTTCTATTTGAAGGATGGTTATCTGACTTAATGAGCCATTTAAATGGGATAATGTTTTCATTTCCTTGGCATTCAGAAATGATGCAGGACACAGCCACCCTCCCATGAATTTACAAGTTCAGTTAACAGAGATGAGCCTTGAGATTTTAAAGGCTACATCAAGATACTGGGAATTACAGGTTTATTAACACCTCTTTTGGTCAAAATATATTGCCTACAGCCTGAAAATTTATACAATTCTTGGgtaaagaaaggaagaaagtaTTGATAATTGATCTGTAAGCCTCTTATGTCTTAAGGTTGGTCTAGGGTGGAGAAGATTGAAGTGAAAAGTTTTTTGTAATGAGAGCATTGAAAAGCATCTCTATCTCTGCTTTAgaacattgaaaaaaataatatttgttagTTTGCTGGTTTAGATTTTTATTGGGACGAGGaagatttgttaaaaaaaaaatcagaagtcTTGGTCATGTCAGATAGGGAGCCCTCTTCAAgcagtttttattttgaagttaCAATTTGCCTTCTGTAAAGGGTTAAATACACCATTTTATGTGTGGATATATAgtgacttctttttattttccttgtatgtgtgtgttttttaagTAGGTAATAAATGATTTAATTAACGAATAGAAGAACCTCAAATGCAAGAGTCCACTGAAAATTTAAGGGATTCATAGATTcttcaccatttttttattcatcataTTTCACGGAAAACCGGGACTATATATATCACTTGATATGGATATTTGTTGTTTTGGCACACGAGTAAACTATCCTAAGCCTTGGTTAATAAGATtccaatagaaaaaaaattgtagtcaGGCAAAATTTTTAGGAATTATTTGTAAAAATCAGTAGCAATAATTGACAACATTGTCTGCGCTAGAGCCACCGTGTTGAATACGAAGCTCGTCAGAAATTATCCTCAttattccaataaaaaaaaagttgctgtCATCTACCTCCCATCCTACACTCTATTGATTTGCCGTGCCAAATCCGAGTGGTTTTTGGTCTTCCGAGACTTCAGCCACAGTTGCTGTCATCTACCTCCCATTCTACACTCTATTGATTTGCCGTGCCAAACCCGAGTGGTTTTTGGTCTTCCAAGACTTCAGCCACAGGTCTAAAAGGGCACTTTCATGGGTCTTTAGTCTTCTcacttcaaaaccaaagattaatcatcaataaagtAAACTATGTTAAGCCTTGGTTAATAaaagagtctgtttggatataacttattttactaaaattgaaaatactgtagtaaaaattttttaaatgtataaatagtaccgtagaatccatttttaatattttttttctgaataaaatgATTATGGGTCCCGTAAACCGTATATAAACAGTTAATCCATTGAATAGTGCACTTTGTCTCCAAAAAGCAGAAAACgcgtgcataaaaaaaaaaataaaaaaataaaataaaaaatgcaaaacgcGCCAACGCAGGCATTTTCAGCTATCCAACTATTTGTAAAAATCAGTAGCAATGACTGACAACATTGCCTACGCTAGAGCCACCGTGTTGAATACGAAGCTCGTCAGAAATTATCCTCATTATTCCAATCAAAGCAAAGTTGCTGTCATCTACCTCCCATTCTACACTCTGTTGATTTGCCGTGCCAAACCCGAGTGGTTTTTGGTCTTCCAAGACTTCAGCCACAAGTCTAAAAGGCCACTTTCATGGGTCTTTAGTCTTCACACTCCAAAACCAAAGATTACTCATCAATAAAGTACACTATCCTAAGCCTCAGTTAATAAGATtccaatagaaaaaaataaataaataataaaaaaattgtaggcGAGCAAAATGTTTAGGAATGATTTGTAAAATCAGCAGCAATGAATGACAACAACTCAACAACATTGTGTACGGAACCACGGTAGGTGATAATTCTGTTGAATATGAAATTCGTCAGAAATGAATGATGAGGTCCAATTTTTTCTTGAACATCATGGCCTTACTAACATTATTCCAATTGAAGCGAAGTTGCGTTCATCTACCATTCTGCCTCCCATTCTACACTCTGTTGACTGCCGTGCCAAACCCGAGTGGTTTTTGGTCTTCCAAGACTTGAGCCACAGTTCAAAAAAGCTATATGTAAATTCCAAAGCCAGAGATTAATATCATCACCTCTTCAATTCTTGATTGTATGAGTGTTTCTTATTACAACCTCCCAATGAAAATTCCGTTCTTTTCATGGCTCTTCTTGATACCAATATGCTCACTTTTTGTCAACTTTCCTGTCTTTGTGGTGTCTGGCCAATGTCGTGGTGATCAGCGATCCTATTTGCTCGATATGAAGAAAAACCTCAAATTCGACACAACTAGGTCCACAAAACTAGTGCATTGGAATGAAAGTACTGATTGCTGTTCGTGGGAAGGGGTCACCTGCAATGGGGGACTTGTTGTTGGCCTCAACTTGGCCTGGGAATCAATCTTTGACGGACTCGACAATTCAAGTAGCCTTTTCTGCTTGCAGTATCTCCAAAACCTGAATTTGGCTTATAATGAACTCGATTCCCCGATTCCTCCGGAGTTTGGAAATCTGACGAATTTAAGGTATTTAAGCCTATCATATGCTGACTTTGAAGGGCAGATTCCCATTGAGATTTCACGTCTCACAAGGTTGGTTTCTCTCGATTTGTCTAACGATAACGTACTTGAGAACCCAGACTTGGCTTCGTTAGTTCACAACCTTACGTGGCTTACGGAACTTTATTTGGATGGTGTAAATATATCATCTCAAGGGAATGAGTGGTGCCAGGCCGTATCATCTTCACTCCCAAATCTAAGGGTGTTGAGCATGTCAGGTTGTAACCTTCAGGGGCCTCCGGATTCCTCCTTACTCAAGCTTCAGTCTCTCTCAATTATTCAACTCGATGATAACAATTTTTCTGCTCCAgttccagaatttttttcctatttcagACATTTAACATCCTTGTGGCTCAGTAGCTGTGGATTGAATGGACAACTTCCGAAAAAGATCTTCCAGATTCCAACATTGCAGACGATAGACTTATCATTTAATGAAATTCTCGGTTCTTTGCCTGAATTTCATTCAAATGGTTCTCTTCAGTCGCTGGTGCTTAGTGGTACAAACTTTTCAGGGGCACTTCCTGATTCTATTGGCAACCTTAAAGGGTTGTCCAAAATAGATCTCTCACGGTGCAACTTCTCTGGATCTATCCCAAATTCCATAGCAAATCTTACTCAATTGGTTCATTTGGACTTATCATCAAACAGCTTCACTGGATCTATCCTAAATTCCATTGCAAATCTTGTTCAATTGGTTCATTTGGACTTATCATCAAACAATTTCACTGGATCAATACCAAACTCCATGACAAATCTTACCCGATTGTTTGATTTGTACATATCATCAAACAATTTCACTGGATCTATCCCAAACTTCATGGCAAATCTTACTGAATTGGTTAATATTGAAATGTCATCAAACAACTTCATCGGACCAGTTCCATCATTCAACATGGCACAGAATTTGGACACGATAGATCTTTCTGATAATCATTTGACAGGTCAGTTTACTTTCACTCACTGGAAAGAGCTTCCAAGTCTAGGGAAACTTTGTTTGTCCAACAACAAATTGTCTGGTCAAATCCATGAATTTTCCAATTCTTTCTTCCTGTTGGAATACCTCGATTTGAGTAGGAACTATTTGGAAGGGCCCATACCCACTTCTATTGGTAAACTCCAACGTCTTCGAATCCTATTACTTTCTTCAAATAACTTTAATGGCTCCTTTCAACTTAATGTGTTTCAGCAGTTGACAAATCTTATTGTGCTTGATCTTTCTGACAATAGCTTGTTGATTGAATATAATGGAACGAATTCTTCATTATCCCCCTTTTCCCTTATTGAGTCATTGCGATTGGCTTCTCTCAAGTTAAAAACATTTCCTAGTTTCTTGAGAAACCAAACCAGCTTACTAATTTTAGACCTTTCTAGAAACCAGATACATGGAGAGATACCAAACTGGATTTGGGAACTTGATCTTTTACAGTTAAATCTCTCATATAACTACCTTGAAGGACCTCTACTCAATCTTTCATCATTAGGTATGCTAGACCTTCGGTCCAACCAATTCCAAGGGCAACTCCCAACTCCCCCACCATCTTGTTCGTATCTGGACTTGTCATGGAATAATTTTAGCTCTGTCATACCAATTGACATTGGTAACTATCTTTCTAACACTagttttttatctctttcaagCAATAAACTCAATGGGCATATCCCTGAAGCAATATGCAAAGCTACATATCTTGAAATTCTAGATCTGTCTAATAATTTCTTGAGTGGCACAATTCCCCACTGCCTCATTGCAATGAGTGAAACTCTAAAGGTTCTAGATCTAAGGAGAAACAACCTCACTGGCAAAATATCAGACATATTTCCAAGCAATTGTAGTTTACAAACTTTGAGTCTCAATAGAAACCTACTAGAAGGGATGGTACCAAATTCTCTTGCCAATTGCACAAATTTGGAGTTATTGGACATTGGGAACAACCGGATACAAGATGAGTTCCCATGTCACTTGAAAGACATATCCAGTTTGCGTGTCCTTATCTTGagatcaaacaaattttatggTTCTGTTGGTTGTGGAGGGCTGAATGCAACTTGGTCGATACTTCAAATTGTAGACCTTGCTTCAAATAACTTTAGTGGTAAGTTATCAATAAAGTCCTTCGCTAACTCAAAGGCAATGATAGCTAATAATGAAGTCCAATCAGAGCTCAATTACCTCCATTCTGTGGCTAGTATAGTAACGCTTTCCATGGGTAGATTCTATGAAAGGTACATTGAAAAGAATTATCAGTATCAAGATGCAATAGCAATTTTCATTAAGGGTCTAGAGTGGGAATTGGTGAAGATTTTGACTCTTGTCACTTCAATTGACCTTTCATGCAACAATCTTGATGGGCCAATACCAGAAGAAATAGAAGTACTTAAATCGTTGTATGTTCTCAACTTGTCACACAATGCTTTCACGGGCCGAATCCCGCCATCTCTAGGAAAATTAAGTGAACTTGAGTCATTGGACTTGTCAAGCAACAAGCTTGTCGGTGGGATACCTATGCAACTTGCAGATAGTCTCACTTTTCTATCAGTCTTAAACCTTTCGTTTAATCAATTGGTTGGGCCAATTCCATATATCAAGCAATTTGCTACATTTTCAGAAGGTTCCTATGAAGGGAATAAAGGATTATGTGGGCACCCTTTGAAGGCAGAATGTAGATCTGCAGATAGAAGACCGCCAGCTCCATTTGAAGATATGCACTCAAAATCTAGGCCTTTGATTGACTGGAATTACCTGTGTGTTGAACTGGGATTTGTTTTTGGCTTTGGGATGGTCATTGGGCCGCTTGTGCTTTGGAAGAGGTGGAGGATACGGTATTACAAACACGCTGATGACATTTTTTTCAGGATCTTTCCTCAGCTGTACCTTAGGTGGGAAAAAAACCATCAAGTCCAACGACATAGGATTCGAATGCAGAGGCACTAATGTTTATTGGATGCGAGCTTTGTCAGGTAAGATGTTCGAACTATTTCATATTCGCACTGAAcattattgaaaaattatatcaaacGAACACATTTTCATATTCAATTACTAATTGTCAATCagctataaattttattatgcaAATGGACATGTATAGATGTAGCAAGTGATCATGTCTATAGGAAAGACTAATGATTCTTTGACATCCATTTTTCACATATACATTCAtgttttaaatatgaaaattccATTTTTCACCTTTTAAAATGTGTCATCAGCTCATCAATTGCAATTGTGGATATTATGTTAAACAGTGTAAGTAAAATGAATGTTAAAGAATATTttcgttttttatttattttaaatgttatgTAAAATAGCGTAAGCAAATAGacatgaaataattatttttttacgaTTGCTATGTGATAAGTTGCAATTGTAATAACTACTCTTTTGTATGAGTCCATTACTAACCCAACCTATATCAACACTGATTAGAACATATTACTTtagaagttgtgaaaaaaaaaatcatgaaattttattttctagacttttttttttagaagaatttttcTAGACTTAATTGGTACAAAGTAAAAAAGCCGTTCTCCCAAGCTTTTCCTCCTAGATGCTTTGGGAAGTGTATGATTAGAGCAACTACATCAATGCTTCTAAAAATTTCTgtttattttacaaaaagaacttattttttgtattttacatcatcacttttataaaacactcacatcagttTAACTATTCTAAacatttatttcaataaaatattcattctattgcatgttttattattttaggaCCATGGCAAGAAGATAGAGACATGAGAAAAGTAAAGcagattaataaaataatttatacaaaGCTACTATAATCGTGTATATTTATCCGGTTACTATAACTCTTTTGCATATTTGCACAATTATAGACAAGCTGATGTGAGAGCTTTTCATGTCATACTGTGTaaattttatcactttttttttggggggtgggggggaatTTTAGAAGCATTGATGCAATTGCTCTTTACATATTCAAATGTACGTTTGTGGAAGAAAATAGGGCTCTTCAGACATCAAATGGCTAATTACCCAGGTTTTGCagtattaatttataaataaatatataacatattttctttctaaaatttttgaaaagggGACTCCTATGGACATTTAACCCATCATTTTGATGagaagttcattttttttcccactttaaTTATGGCATGCTTCTTGATTTGCAGTGGTCAATGGAAGTTTTACCCCTCTCAAGCAATTTCGTCATCTTGATGTTCCATGACATCAACAGAAAGGTTGCTTGGCTGTGTAACATGTGCTGCAGAATAACGTGTTGGAGTTGTTAATTATCcttgatttaataatttttcatgcaactgctttttatttattaccttTATTAGTGTTGTTGTTAAAGTGTGCTGCAGAATAACGTGTTGGAGTTGTTAATTATCcttgatttaataatttttcatgcaactgctttttatttattaccttTATTAGTGTTGTTAAAGTAAGGGACATGAGATTGAATGTTGCCTATACCAAGAATGAATTTCTTAGTGTATAGTATGCAATGAATTTTCTGAAGTTGGGGAGCTTGTCCATGTTTTCATCTTTTGATGCATAGTACTGGTCTTCAGTAAGCTCCATTAAGCTCCATTGGTAAGTCACGTCTGTTGCTTGCACTGTTTACTTGATATGTTAattattctctattttattgggtgaatttcacttctttttttcttggtttgctTTGGCTCCTAATCTTGAGCCCGCTTTTCTTGACCTCAAACTTGCCTTTTTCTTGGGGTCCTTGCCTTTTCCAAATACTTAGGAGATAGGCCTTGCCCTTTTTTGCgtcaagaattcaaaaaaagttttgaactaATTCACTAAGAATAAAATATTCTCATAATTATCTATTCATACAATATGC
The Quercus lobata isolate SW786 chromosome 10, ValleyOak3.0 Primary Assembly, whole genome shotgun sequence DNA segment above includes these coding regions:
- the LOC115962878 gene encoding receptor-like protein 7 codes for the protein MSVSYYNLPMKIPFFSWLFLIPICSLFVNFPVFVVSGQCRGDQRSYLLDMKKNLKFDTTRSTKLVHWNESTDCCSWEGVTCNGGLVVGLNLAWESIFDGLDNSSSLFCLQYLQNLNLAYNELDSPIPPEFGNLTNLRYLSLSYADFEGQIPIEISRLTRLVSLDLSNDNVLENPDLASLVHNLTWLTELYLDGVNISSQGNEWCQAVSSSLPNLRVLSMSGCNLQGPPDSSLLKLQSLSIIQLDDNNFSAPVPEFFSYFRHLTSLWLSSCGLNGQLPKKIFQIPTLQTIDLSFNEILGSLPEFHSNGSLQSLVLSGTNFSGALPDSIGNLKGLSKIDLSRCNFSGSIPNSIANLTQLVHLDLSSNSFTGSILNSIANLVQLVHLDLSSNNFTGSIPNSMTNLTRLFDLYISSNNFTGSIPNFMANLTELVNIEMSSNNFIGPVPSFNMAQNLDTIDLSDNHLTGQFTFTHWKELPSLGKLCLSNNKLSGQIHEFSNSFFLLEYLDLSRNYLEGPIPTSIGKLQRLRILLLSSNNFNGSFQLNVFQQLTNLIVLDLSDNSLLIEYNGTNSSLSPFSLIESLRLASLKLKTFPSFLRNQTSLLILDLSRNQIHGEIPNWIWELDLLQLNLSYNYLEGPLLNLSSLGMLDLRSNQFQGQLPTPPPSCSYLDLSWNNFSSVIPIDIGNYLSNTSFLSLSSNKLNGHIPEAICKATYLEILDLSNNFLSGTIPHCLIAMSETLKVLDLRRNNLTGKISDIFPSNCSLQTLSLNRNLLEGMVPNSLANCTNLELLDIGNNRIQDEFPCHLKDISSLRVLILRSNKFYGSVGCGGLNATWSILQIVDLASNNFSGKLSIKSFANSKAMIANNEVQSELNYLHSVASIVTLSMGRFYERYIEKNYQYQDAIAIFIKGLEWELVKILTLVTSIDLSCNNLDGPIPEEIEVLKSLYVLNLSHNAFTGRIPPSLGKLSELESLDLSSNKLVGGIPMQLADSLTFLSVLNLSFNQLVGPIPYIKQFATFSEGSYEGNKGLCGHPLKAECRSADRRPPAPFEDMHSKSRPLIDWNYLCVELGFVFGFGMVIGPLVLWKRWRIRYYKHADDIFFRIFPQLYLRWEKNHQVQRHRIRMQRH